The Malus sylvestris chromosome 14, drMalSylv7.2, whole genome shotgun sequence genome segment TTCAACAATTAACAGTGATTCAACCGTAACACATAGAAGAAATCACCTCAGCAACTAGCGACAATGAACAACAGCTCAAGAACACCAAAAATCcccaatttctagggttttgcagAGCACCGACTTCGAAGACTAGCGACGGAAATCAGAACCCACCGACTGTGACTGAATCGAAATCCACAACCTGAACACTGACGACGATCGACAAATCACAGCAACAATCCAAGAAAGATAAATTGAGAGCGGAAGCAAGAAGGATCGACAACCAAAGGTGTTAACCGTATCGGCGAAGATACCATGATAACATTGCTAAGAAATGTAGAAAACTTAGGTATGAAGAAAGATAACGAataccagagagagagagagagagaagacaaTCTTTTGCAACAGATTTTTCTATTACTGTTAACTTAATCAATACAATGCAATCCTGCTATTTATACTCATACAAAACATAACACCCTAGAGACAAAACTCAACAGCCACTAATACAAGGACAAGTGGCATTCTCTACATAACTCAAATGAATTATATTCTAACAGTAGTATGCTTACCTTACCCAAAGAGAAATTTAGGTGCCCTGATCAATTTTGGGGCGAGGTGGTTTGGAGGAACACATTTGCTTGTTTGAAGTGGATTGGAGAAGCAGATTGTTTGTTGTTTTGGACGAGTCGAGCAGATCATTTCCTTGGAGGTGTCGAATGATTTTATCATGATATCTGTGTTACAATAAGTTTAAACTCTCTTTTGTATTTGGTGGTTGGTAGGAAGAGCAGATGTGGTTTGACAAAGCATAAATTTTCTAGGCCGAGCAGATAGTTTTCGATAAGACTTGTGGCTGCTACTTTTGTTGGTCGGGTTCGGCTCGGATATGATGCTGCTGGAactaattttttcttcttttctggtTGATACGGTGTTCTTATGGCAATAAGGTGAGGTTCGTCCTTTTGTTGCCTTTTTGCTCTTATCGAAGGTGGTTATGATAATTTTATTGAATCGAatgatattttatatttatttatgttcatTTTTCGATTGTTCAAACTGCAAGTAAGAGCTCGACCAACAAAGAAAACCTTCCAAGTAAGAGATTTCGGGATAAATAACACACATCACTGTTTTATTAAAATTATGCTCAAAACATCCCTCGGAGTCGGAAGGAGACTGGCTATATAGGAAGATTGGTACATCATTACATAAGCAAATCAAACCATGatcttatttatttaatattagaTTTCATATAATTTGTGAGTCGTTTTGATTAActgttattgtaccaaaactgTTTCTGAAGATAATCAACCACATTATCGTCCACCTGGAATGACTTGGCCAAAACATCAGGGTTGATGGGAGGGTTGGATCCGAAGACTGCATTCGCAATGGTGATCACTCCCGGGTTCTGGCTTCTGAGACCGGCGATGGCCAAAGCATTGGTTTTTCCGACATTGAGTTGGAAGTGAATGAGACCGATTGGGAATACAAACACATCTCCCTTGTACAACACTTTGGTGAACAGCCGATTGCCGTCGCCATTGGATGTGACAAATCCGACGTAGAGTGAGCCTTCAAGGACTATGAGGATCTCCGTGGCACGAGGGTGAGTGTGAGGAGGATTGAGGCCATTTGGCGCAAAGTCTACGCGAGCAAATGATATGCCGAGAGTGTTGAGTCCGGGTATATCATCCACGTTCGCCGCCGTAACAATTGAACCGACCGGATTCGATGTGTTTCCGGGGTACCGGAGCTTGTCAGAGAAGAAATCGTTTGCTGATGCAAGTTTTGGGTCCTTGCAGAACTTCCCGTTCACAAACACTGCTTGCAATGATACACACAAGCAAATTAATCTTTTTGATGTACGTAGGTGTGGTACATGCATGGATGATGAGCCATCAGCCATGTAAAATCATATAGTTAGGGTTTAGGCCTTGCTATTTCCTACGTACTCTCTGTACTGAATGGAATCTTAATTAAGGATATTGGTTTTACATAATTAAAACATGTAAGTATACGTACCAGCAGAATCGGTGTTATTAATTGCTACGCAAAAGTCCTGAAGAGGACCGGGATCAGAGGCAGAGGCAAGGAGTGTGGCGAATGCTAACACTGACAGGGCAGCAGCAGTTACAGGGAAATGAACTCCCTTCATCGCTAGCTATGGTCTATAGGGGATTAGCAAGGACTTGGAACTTGTACTTAACTAGATGATCAGTTGCTTTGAGAAGGATGAAAATTATGTATGGGGACATTTGTCTATTTATAGATTAGcacactagtacaaaaaacactttgcgcgacgcaggtccttcgtcgcgcaaagtcaaaaaaACGTCGTGCAAAACTTTGCACAACGGACCTTTGTCGCGCGCTAACCGTCGCGCCAAGGCAGTGACGGAAGGGTTTGCGCAACGACGAAgatacctacgtcgcgcaaagccacTTTGCGCAACGCATGCAACTACGTCGTACAAagccactttgcgcgacgtaggttgCATCGCGCAAAGTGAATTAGATCACTTTTTGGTTttggtcaattttttttttttaatttttaataatattgtaattaaattctaaacgataattaattaaccaaagaaaagtatttaattataaaatatatgaaaatgtacatacaaaatgtccaaacaaaaaaaaattacaaggaGTCTTCTAGGTGAAGTGGCTCGAAGGTCGAAGGTGGAGCAAGATCAGGTACTGGTAGCGAGATTTGGATGCCGATCATCTGTATGGTTCTTACAAGGTCTCTCACGTGCCCAACACAAGCCTTCACCTCCTCGGCCTGGGCCATCATCTGCTGGCCTTGGACCGCAAGCTTACCCTTTAAGGTTGTCACTTCCTCCTTCAACGCATCGACCTCTGCGGTGTTCGACCTGGAGCAGTAGATGCTGATAATGCGGGAAGCTCATTGGTCACACTCCGACGACGAGTGATCAACTGTGACATCTATACACTTTTTGAACCATAAAATTATAACATTAGAAACTAATCGTTTCTTGCATTTGAAACTAATCAATTAGCAGCCAAAGTAATAAGTAGGTTACCAACATTCTTAATTTCAAAACAAGAGGAACTACCTATCCATTTTCAtagccaacaaaaaaaaaagtgcatcAAGTGAAACAAAAAAGAATGGGTAATCCAACACTATTTTATAAACAGTAAGctctattttctttaaaaaaccTATAGGGCGTGTTCGCTTGGGTTGGTTCTAGTTCAAGCCCTCATTTTAACAAGGTCAAAATAAGGAGACTAGGTGAGGCACTAGTCCCATTTAGTGAGATTGGTAAATAGCACCCTGTTTGATACAGCTTAGACTAACTCATAATAGCTCAATTCGGCAAACTAATGCGGTGTTGCAAACATAGCCATAAAGTCCAAGCGAAGCAAATAGCCggaaatctttcttcttctagAATCTCTCACGTTCATTGGGCATAACCAcattgtacacacacacacacacacacacacatataatatatatcccAATATGTATGCTTTATGAAGGCAATTTAAGGTCCCATGTAGGTCAATTCAATTAGGCAAATATGGAGTGTTCGTGTTCCAAACAAATTTGGGCATTCCAAATTGCAGTGGCAAACATTTTGCAATCCATCATCCAACCAACTAATCTTCCAATTATttgcatatacatacatatatatacacacacatatatatgcttGGAATATGTATTTAATTATTGCAGAGAAGCAAAACGGAGAAACGAGAAAATTAAAGGGGAAAGGAAAAggggagaagagaaagagaactgagcaatctttcttcttcccctgaACAAAGGTTTCAGAATGGTGCTGATAATGATTTCTACAGCTTGCAACTGGTGAACGATTGTGGCTGAATGTATAGAGAGAGTGTTCTCTTAAAAACAATTCTAAGAAATCAACTTCCACATCTTTCAATCAGTGCGAGCATATAGGAAATGGAAAAGACATGTAATTTGTTTATACAGAGTTGACATCGAGAGGGCCACATTTTCGGCCTACCACTCCTCCGAATATTTGTGTAAAACATGTAAGTTTAGGACATGCAGAGCATCAAGAAAGCATTCAACTCAACATCATTTCAAAGACAAACTTATCAGTAAGAAATTTAACAAAAGAATAGAAAACAAAAGGCGAAAGCATAAATCTTTTCTCGctaaagagaaagcaaaaggctTAAAGCATGCCACACAAAATGCTGAAAGAATACCTTTTCAGCTTATATAATATTTGCTTAATGGAATATAGGATTTCAAGCTCAACCACCAAGTTCTTGATGAGAAATATGTACAAAAAGAAACTGTGCAAAGGTCTAATTAAACCAATGTCATAACAATGAAACGAAAAGTTTCACATGCCGAAACTGAAACCCACACAACACTGCTACAACTTAGAAATTAAAATGCCAATTATCTAAAGCTAGTCAATTCTACTTCACATGGCATTGGACAATAACACAGATTTTTCCGACTAATGACAAGTCCGCTTCTAAATGTAATTGGTTTTCTCAAATCATCTTAAACACAGAATACTGAATGTACAATTACAGGGATTGTCGTACCTATGGACTCCTGCAGATGGGTAAGAATGACTTGCAGCAGGACAAGCTCTTTCAAAGGCCAAATGAGGTGAATGCAGCTGCCCTAGAGCTTCAGGCCCCCTATGTTGAAATAAAAATCAATAAGTTTTTAATATATAACGAAACCCAAATGCGCAATGGCTATTCAATGACAAGTGTTTATGCATAACTCAGGCACATTCACGCATCAATAATATATCACAACACTATATTCTTCTCTGATGTGTCATAAATTAAACATGTGCCACAAGAATGTGATCGCATTGAGACAGATACACatggaaaaaaacataaaacactaAGTGAAACACATAATAATGAATTTATATGTTTAATTTACAAGGGTTGTCCTTACCCATGGACTCCTGCAGAAGGGTAAGGTTGACTCGCAGCAGGACGAACTCTTCCAAAGCCTAAAGGAAGAGAATACAGCTGCCCTGGAGCTTCAGGCCCCCTATGTTCAAATAAACCAATAAGTTTTTACCAAAGCCAAATGCTCAATGACCATTCAATCACAGGTTTTTATGCGGGACTCAGCACACTCATACATCGATGATATATCACAGCACCATATTTTTCTATGACATGTACATTAAACATACACCAAATAATTTTGTGATCGCATTGGGACTAATAACAAAGACAGAAATCATATAACACCAATTGAAACActtttaaggaatttaaaagTTTACAATTCTTGTTGTTGTCATTACCTTCGACAATAAATTTGATTCTAGACGAACCCCTCGATTCCAAAACCCCAGCTTGACCAGAAAGACACcaaatttagcacaaattaaaaagaaaacccCAGAAAAATTAAAGACTGGGAAAACAAAAACACTAATAAGAAACGTACTCAAATGAAATGCAAACCTGCCAAACTGGAGATGCGAGCTTGTATTTGCCAGAGAACTTGCACAGATTGTTCAATCTTGGTAATAACTTCAGCAAAATTGAATCAAAGTCATCGCCAAAATTGCAAAAACTTCAGCAAGAACACCTCCATGTTCATACACAAAACACACATACAGATcaacaaaattgcaaaaacTTTAAACAATCAACTCGAATCACTTCACGGAAAAAGCAATTTGACAAAAACCCAACATGCAATTTGAGCCTAAACCCTAAATAACAAAAACCCATCGAAGATCAGAAACCCTCACCTTGATTTTGGGACTTGATTCGCGTCGGCTTCGAGATTCGGGTGGCTGCCCGTCGTTTAgaacgagagggagagagacaaccGACAGAGTAGTGGTGGTGGTTGGATTCGAGATTGTGAAGAGGAAAGCTTGCgaacgagagggagagagatgtcCACGGgaaagagagaatgagagatgaGCGAGAGGGAAAAGAGAGGTCTATACGggaaagagggaagagagaggtcAATTATACGGGAAAGAGGGAAAGCGGAgagagaattgaaaaaaaaccgCCTATTTTTCACTATTTTACCGCCAAATTTATCATAACTTACGTGACGTAGGTAcacctacgtcgtgcaaagctgttttgcgcgacacaggtgtacctacgtcgcgcaacgtgttttttttttttttttttccttttgcttttctcttgCCCTTTTGCTTATGAgtgcaaaataaataaattaaaatctaattactaaatatatataccattgaacttgatgggaaatgcattgtacaaaattagtttcaacgatcaaaccgtcaaacttgtttgtatatacttcaagatcacatacgccaaaaatcgaaaaaaaaaaaaaacattcagagatcaagtaacaggacaaaacttttcgacggttataaatgaaaaagcacaatttaacggtagttttaacttcgattttgatgattttttaaagctacactccttgactctatattaatacaatgaactaattcgatcttcaatttaaaatatttacactagtggataccacaaaatcttatgttatacttgatgaaagtataaataaactctaagtgatAGTGAatgtattgttttgatgggagatgcattgtacgaaactagtttcaatgatccaaccgtcaaacttatttgtatatgcttcgagatcgcgtacaccaaaaatcgcaaaaaaaaaacatttagagatcaagtaacaggacaaaacttttcgacggttataaaagaaaaagcacgatttaacggtagttttaactccgattttgatgattttttagagctacactccttgaccctatatgaatacaatgaactaattcgatcttcaatttaaaatatttacactagtggacaccacaaaatcttatgttatacttgatgaaaatataaataaactcaaagtgttagtgaatgtatCGTTTTAATGGCATacacattgtacgaaactagtttcaacgatccaactaggggtgggttcaaataaccgaaaaccgaaaaaaaccgaaaaccaaaccgaaccgaggccgaaaaaaaccgaaccgaaaaaaaaccgaaccgaaactgccaaaccgaaccgaactgaatctggctggttcggtttcggtttttgaggtccagaaaccgaaccggacctaaccgaaccgaaaaaaatatatatatatataaatacaaaaaaatatgtTAGCATCAAGGTTCGAACCCCTGACCTGTAGGTTGGGTTTAGATGCTGTCAGCCAACTTGACTGTAGACTTTCTATTGTTATAGTTGTACCAGTATATTATTTATAGGTTTCTTATATTGAATGCTTTATAAAAAACTTAAAACCCTAGCCGTCTCTGTCCCATTCCCATTTCATTTTCAGATCTCAAAGTCTCTTTCTCCCCGCCGCGACTTCCTTTCTgcttcctcagtctctctctctctccctctccttcctctcttcctccaaatcactcTCTCTA includes the following:
- the LOC126600245 gene encoding germin-like protein subfamily 1 member 13 isoform X1, with translation MKGVHFPVTAAALSVLAFATLLASASDPGPLQDFCVAINNTDSAVFVNGKFCKDPKLASANDFFSDKLRYPGNTSNPVGSIVTAANVDDIPGLNTLGISFARVDFAPNGLNPPHTHPRATEILIVLEGSLYVGFVTSNGDGNRLFTKVLYKGDVFVFPIGLIHFQLNVGKTNALAIAGLRSQNPGVITIANAVFGSNPPINPDVLAKSFQVDDNVVDYLQKQFWYNNS